The following coding sequences lie in one Pseudoalteromonas sp. Scap06 genomic window:
- a CDS encoding phospholipid-binding protein MlaC translates to MKLIKLLVVIAVFFSSALTAQTQPSPKQLLQTVAESLFNDIGQVNAQGNASKEAMSLIVEQRLMPHIDIKFVSFKLLGKHIKGINREQGVAFIDAVEHYLTGTYASALVKYTGQDVIFEQDAAASDSKFATVKTQIIEANKPTIDLHFKLRLGNDQQWKVYDIVAEGISLLSAKQKEIIQRISDVGLDQVTAELQQS, encoded by the coding sequence ATGAAACTTATAAAGCTTTTAGTGGTTATTGCTGTTTTTTTTAGTAGCGCACTCACTGCACAAACGCAGCCGTCACCTAAACAATTATTGCAAACTGTAGCCGAATCATTATTTAACGATATTGGGCAGGTAAATGCGCAAGGTAATGCCAGCAAAGAAGCGATGTCATTAATTGTTGAGCAGCGTTTGATGCCACATATTGATATTAAGTTTGTGTCGTTTAAATTATTAGGTAAACATATTAAAGGCATTAACCGTGAACAAGGCGTTGCGTTTATAGATGCGGTAGAGCATTACTTAACGGGCACTTATGCTAGTGCGCTTGTGAAGTACACAGGGCAAGATGTAATTTTTGAGCAAGACGCTGCTGCAAGCGACTCTAAATTTGCCACAGTTAAAACGCAAATTATTGAAGCTAATAAACCCACCATAGATTTACACTTTAAACTTCGTTTGGGGAACGATCAGCAATGGAAAGTATACGATATTGTTGCTGAGGGGATTTCGTTACTTAGTGCTAAGCAAAAAGAGATCATTCAACGTATTTCTGATGTGGGTTTAGATCAAGTCACAGCAGAACTTCAGCAAAGTTAG
- a CDS encoding M48 family metalloprotease, translated as MQLKSAFITLCSAVLTFSLLMSEPLKAQTNLQLPDLGTSALQALPLEKERAIGEVMMMQIRGSSPLINDPVLDEYLTTLGRKLVANANDVRFGFSFFWLNNPEINAFAFYGGHVGVHTGLIAQADNESQFASVLGHEIAHVTQRHLARRIQQQQDNSGLTIAGMIAGILATVVAPDAGIAIISASQTQSAFSQLTHSRSAEQEADRIGMQTLSNAGFDARASSEFLTKLAAQIRYKYKPPAFLLTHPLPESRVSDVRLRAEQYPKRQIGSSLDFNLAKSRVLARYDNEPENAEALFRKLMRENTYNNVALQYGLAISLVDQKKTDEAQPILDELLASDPKNLFYIDTKTDLLIAQKKAAEAVSYLSELNNYRPNNQVITLNFANAALEAEQYELAENVLKSFLLEKPDHSLGKQLLTDAYKKQEKLAAYHEANADVLSQYGAYLKAADEIQKALNFVEPTENVKQQRLKALLTQYRLLQKELARL; from the coding sequence ATGCAACTAAAATCCGCCTTTATCACTTTATGCAGTGCAGTGCTTACATTTAGCCTACTAATGAGTGAGCCGTTAAAGGCACAAACAAATCTTCAACTGCCCGACTTAGGCACGTCTGCGCTGCAGGCATTACCACTGGAGAAAGAAAGAGCGATTGGTGAAGTGATGATGATGCAGATCAGAGGGTCTTCACCATTAATTAACGATCCAGTGCTTGATGAGTACCTAACAACCTTAGGCCGAAAATTAGTTGCGAACGCCAATGATGTACGCTTCGGTTTTTCATTTTTTTGGTTAAATAACCCAGAAATTAACGCATTTGCATTTTATGGCGGTCATGTAGGTGTTCACACAGGCTTAATTGCTCAAGCCGATAACGAAAGTCAGTTTGCCTCAGTACTTGGTCATGAAATCGCGCACGTAACACAACGCCACTTAGCAAGGCGTATTCAGCAACAACAAGACAATAGCGGTCTCACCATTGCCGGTATGATAGCCGGTATTTTAGCAACCGTTGTAGCCCCAGATGCAGGCATAGCAATTATTTCAGCCAGCCAAACACAGTCGGCATTTAGCCAACTCACCCATAGCCGCTCTGCCGAACAAGAAGCCGATAGAATTGGCATGCAAACCCTTAGCAATGCAGGATTTGATGCAAGAGCTTCTAGTGAATTTTTAACTAAACTGGCAGCGCAAATTCGTTATAAATATAAACCCCCGGCGTTTTTACTCACTCACCCGCTACCAGAAAGCCGCGTGTCGGATGTACGCTTGCGTGCCGAGCAATATCCAAAACGCCAAATAGGTTCAAGCCTTGATTTTAATTTAGCTAAAAGCCGTGTACTAGCACGCTACGATAACGAGCCAGAAAATGCAGAGGCCTTATTTAGAAAGTTAATGCGCGAAAATACCTATAACAACGTAGCACTACAGTATGGTTTAGCAATTAGCTTAGTTGATCAAAAGAAAACGGATGAAGCGCAGCCTATCCTAGATGAGCTATTGGCAAGTGATCCTAAAAATTTATTTTATATTGATACAAAAACAGATTTGCTAATTGCACAAAAAAAAGCAGCTGAAGCAGTTAGTTATTTAAGTGAGTTAAATAACTACCGGCCAAACAACCAAGTAATTACTTTAAATTTTGCAAACGCCGCGTTGGAAGCTGAGCAATATGAGTTAGCCGAAAATGTACTAAAGTCATTTTTATTAGAGAAGCCAGATCATAGTTTAGGTAAGCAGCTTTTAACCGATGCCTATAAAAAGCAAGAAAAATTAGCCGCGTATCACGAAGCAAACGCCGATGTGTTGTCGCAATATGGCGCATATTTAAAAGCGGCTGACGAAATACAAAAAGCACTTAATTTTGTTGAGCCAACTGAAAATGTGAAACAACAGCGTTTAAAAGCGTTACTCACACAATATCGGTTATTACAAAAAGAGCTTGCAAGGCTTTAA
- a CDS encoding acyloxyacyl hydrolase, with product MKTSFEMISIIVFCLFLLPTNAAYASSSHGYAVDLLKGEGNVTGVKLAYQYHPKGAQNFVGDARFYLESSLNLWHYHHDQQSQSNLVFAVSPVVQFPAFSVYNTPFYVEAGIGFSLLDEHHFAGKNLSTHYQFEDRIGLVADFGETNVALRIIHYSNAGFKAPNPGINFLTLSVAQRF from the coding sequence ATGAAAACCTCATTTGAGATGATTTCAATTATTGTTTTTTGTTTATTTTTACTGCCAACAAATGCAGCCTATGCATCCTCAAGCCATGGCTACGCTGTGGACTTATTAAAAGGCGAAGGTAATGTGACTGGGGTAAAGCTTGCGTATCAATATCATCCCAAGGGTGCACAAAACTTTGTTGGCGATGCCCGTTTTTATCTAGAAAGCAGCCTCAATCTGTGGCATTACCACCATGATCAACAGTCACAATCCAACCTAGTATTCGCTGTTTCACCAGTTGTGCAGTTTCCTGCATTTAGCGTATACAATACGCCATTCTATGTGGAGGCTGGTATTGGCTTTTCCCTACTTGATGAGCACCATTTTGCAGGTAAAAACCTAAGTACTCACTATCAGTTTGAAGATAGAATAGGCCTAGTGGCCGATTTTGGAGAAACCAACGTAGCACTGCGTATTATTCACTATTCAAACGCAGGATTTAAAGCACCTAATCCAGGAATAAACTTTTTAACATTGTCGGTAGCACAACGGTTTTAA
- the arsC gene encoding arsenate reductase (glutaredoxin) (This arsenate reductase requires both glutathione and glutaredoxin to convert arsenate to arsenite, after which the efflux transporter formed by ArsA and ArsB can extrude the arsenite from the cell, providing resistance.), translating into MSVTIYHNPRCSKSRETLNLLQSKNIEPSVVEYLKTPLSHEQISTLVSQLGLNSARDLMRTKEEQYKALNLKDENDESALIAAMVEHPKLIERPIVVSNNKAALGRPPENVLSVL; encoded by the coding sequence ATGTCAGTTACTATTTACCATAATCCGCGCTGTTCAAAATCACGCGAAACACTTAACCTATTACAAAGTAAAAACATTGAACCGAGTGTTGTTGAATACTTAAAAACACCGCTTTCTCATGAGCAAATTAGTACCTTAGTTTCACAACTGGGGCTTAATTCTGCCCGAGATTTAATGCGTACCAAAGAAGAGCAGTACAAAGCCCTTAATTTAAAAGATGAAAATGATGAGTCGGCACTAATTGCTGCCATGGTCGAACATCCAAAATTAATTGAACGCCCCATTGTTGTTAGCAACAACAAAGCAGCCTTGGGTCGCCCGCCTGAAAACGTATTAAGCGTTCTATAA
- a CDS encoding DUF2897 family protein yields MQIWQIVLVISIVLAIVIGNLALLRLSAKSEFKASPSIIHKKDIKKP; encoded by the coding sequence ATGCAAATTTGGCAAATCGTACTCGTTATCTCGATTGTACTGGCTATTGTTATCGGTAATTTAGCACTGCTGCGTTTAAGTGCAAAAAGCGAGTTTAAAGCCTCTCCCTCTATTATTCATAAAAAAGACATAAAAAAGCCCTGA
- a CDS encoding ankyrin repeat domain-containing protein — translation MENVLIWPKEYPLLVKGLVEQNGAFILDALEAWPACRSTEEDDGVCTTVLPPIYYLTWLTPIEPFEECYFQHICEYDEDAQVYIAALKEHYFANDYNIENIVLMLCQRLEKYASVSAQNNIETPLSLISLFFSKRFFTLIEHALEQGAKLSAADTLSIWQEVDFRERLSAYIPQSIADIDYLAELTSEKVAAGKDYFTLLTQVSPDVDSIVLLENALLAHLNKKKAKQTMAMRFIEQGATGALTDEDNKTAFMWAAEKGYVNVVETLLQYQDKKAVDNKGNTALHYAVMSKNESLMILLLKAGYDFRARNNDGLSCYRLAVSIKASNLVKCLERDFGIKELSPEGQLERIKKVHVLHAVVALLLPLQLFFFFDENITIKSELTLFMTMTAVVCFFFATNLKRCSLYPHIKHPWGLFLLRVVSAFSLIAQLGLACIVGLAALSELV, via the coding sequence ATGGAAAATGTACTAATTTGGCCAAAGGAATACCCGTTACTGGTCAAAGGGCTGGTTGAACAAAACGGTGCCTTCATTTTAGATGCTTTAGAAGCTTGGCCTGCCTGTCGTTCTACTGAAGAAGATGATGGTGTTTGCACCACGGTTTTGCCCCCAATTTATTATTTAACCTGGTTAACCCCCATAGAGCCGTTTGAAGAATGTTACTTTCAGCATATTTGTGAATATGATGAGGATGCACAAGTCTATATTGCAGCACTTAAAGAGCACTATTTTGCTAATGACTACAACATAGAAAATATTGTGTTAATGCTGTGTCAGCGACTTGAAAAATACGCAAGTGTATCGGCACAAAATAATATTGAAACGCCGCTTTCATTGATTAGCCTATTTTTTAGTAAACGCTTTTTCACTCTAATAGAGCATGCCCTAGAACAGGGTGCCAAGTTGTCGGCAGCAGACACCCTATCTATTTGGCAAGAGGTCGACTTTAGAGAACGCTTAAGTGCGTATATTCCTCAGTCGATTGCAGACATTGACTATTTAGCAGAGCTCACCAGCGAAAAGGTAGCTGCAGGCAAAGATTACTTTACTTTATTAACTCAGGTTTCGCCTGATGTTGATTCTATTGTGTTGTTAGAAAATGCTTTACTTGCCCACCTAAACAAGAAAAAAGCTAAGCAAACAATGGCGATGCGCTTTATTGAGCAGGGCGCTACAGGTGCTTTAACCGATGAAGATAACAAAACAGCATTTATGTGGGCAGCAGAAAAAGGCTATGTAAATGTAGTTGAAACACTCCTGCAGTACCAAGATAAAAAAGCCGTCGACAATAAAGGTAATACGGCGCTGCATTACGCAGTAATGAGTAAAAATGAATCGTTAATGATTTTACTGCTTAAAGCGGGCTATGACTTTAGAGCGCGTAATAACGATGGATTAAGTTGTTATCGTTTAGCGGTAAGTATCAAAGCCAGTAATTTAGTTAAGTGCCTTGAACGTGATTTTGGAATTAAAGAGTTATCCCCTGAAGGGCAGTTAGAGCGAATTAAAAAGGTACATGTATTACACGCGGTTGTGGCGTTATTGCTACCACTTCAGTTGTTTTTCTTTTTTGATGAAAACATCACTATAAAAAGTGAGCTTACTCTTTTTATGACCATGACGGCGGTGGTGTGTTTTTTCTTTGCGACAAATTTAAAGCGTTGTTCGTTGTACCCGCATATTAAACATCCTTGGGGATTGTTTTTATTAAGAGTGGTATCGGCTTTTAGCCTTATAGCCCAGCTAGGTTTAGCTTGCATAGTGGGGTTAGCTGCTTTAAGCGAGTTAGTTTAA
- a CDS encoding AI-2E family transporter encodes MFEYVKAWYEKKFSDPNSVTLLFLLLALVAMLYFFGPLIVPVLVALIIAYLLDWPVVHLERVGLKRFTATSIVMLIFIGIMLTLILVIGPVLWQQSSNLVQETPHMVEQGKSFLLDLPAKYPSLISAEQVQSIVVTVETKVLEFGQVVLSASLNSLKDAVAWLIYLILVPLLVFFMLKDKVELSASIAKLIPRQRRLILQVWHEMNQQIMNYIRGKVFEILIIGSVSFIAFTVLDLRYAALLGVLVGFSVLIPFVGAALVTIPVAAVALFQFGLETQFWTILIIYGIIQALDGNVLVPLLFSEAVDLNPVFIIVAVLFFGGLWGFWGVFFAIPLASLVKALIKAWSSTHEELAEELGN; translated from the coding sequence GTGTTTGAATATGTAAAAGCATGGTATGAAAAAAAGTTTTCTGATCCTAATTCAGTTACTTTACTTTTTTTGTTATTGGCACTGGTTGCCATGTTGTACTTTTTTGGCCCATTAATTGTGCCTGTGTTAGTGGCACTGATCATTGCTTATTTATTAGATTGGCCCGTGGTTCACCTAGAGCGAGTTGGCTTAAAGCGTTTTACTGCCACTAGCATAGTTATGTTGATATTTATTGGCATTATGCTCACCTTAATATTGGTTATAGGCCCGGTACTTTGGCAGCAAAGTAGTAACTTAGTGCAAGAAACCCCGCATATGGTAGAGCAAGGTAAATCGTTTTTACTCGACCTACCAGCTAAATACCCCAGCCTTATTAGTGCAGAGCAAGTACAGTCTATTGTGGTAACGGTAGAAACCAAAGTGCTCGAATTTGGCCAAGTGGTGCTGTCGGCATCGCTCAATTCATTAAAAGATGCTGTTGCGTGGTTAATTTATCTTATTTTAGTACCGCTACTGGTATTTTTTATGCTTAAAGACAAAGTAGAGCTCAGTGCCAGCATTGCTAAACTGATCCCGCGCCAACGACGCTTAATTTTGCAAGTGTGGCATGAAATGAATCAGCAAATAATGAATTATATTCGAGGTAAAGTATTCGAAATTTTAATTATTGGCTCGGTGTCCTTTATTGCCTTTACGGTATTGGATTTACGTTATGCGGCGCTGCTTGGTGTGTTAGTTGGCTTTTCGGTGCTCATTCCATTTGTTGGTGCTGCGCTGGTGACTATACCTGTGGCGGCGGTGGCGCTGTTTCAGTTTGGTTTAGAAACCCAGTTTTGGACCATTTTAATTATTTACGGCATTATTCAAGCGCTTGATGGCAATGTGTTAGTCCCTTTATTGTTCTCTGAAGCGGTTGATTTAAACCCGGTGTTTATTATTGTCGCCGTACTATTTTTTGGTGGGCTGTGGGGTTTTTGGGGCGTATTTTTTGCTATTCCATTAGCATCATTGGTAAAAGCGCTGATTAAGGCGTGGTCATCCACACATGAAGAGCTCGCAGAAGAGCTCGGTAACTAA
- the wrbA gene encoding NAD(P)H:quinone oxidoreductase, which produces MSTTIVVLYHSSHGSVEAMAHEIAESIEQQGATALLRTFVAKNPHDIVINKDDLVACDGLAFGTPTRFGMMAAQAKTFWETTSDLWLKGQLIDKPACVFSSSSSMHGGNEATLLNLSLPLLHHGMMLMGVPYDVPELLGTETGGTPYGASHVAGSSNSSTLSKDEIKICQSVGKRLTQVASKLK; this is translated from the coding sequence ATGAGCACAACCATTGTGGTGCTGTACCACTCAAGCCATGGCTCTGTAGAAGCCATGGCGCATGAAATTGCAGAATCGATAGAACAACAAGGCGCAACCGCCTTGCTGCGCACGTTTGTGGCTAAAAACCCGCACGACATTGTGATAAATAAAGACGATTTAGTTGCTTGTGATGGGCTTGCATTTGGCACACCTACCCGCTTTGGCATGATGGCCGCACAGGCAAAGACATTTTGGGAAACCACCAGTGATCTGTGGCTTAAAGGCCAACTTATAGATAAGCCTGCCTGTGTGTTTTCATCATCGAGTAGTATGCATGGGGGAAATGAAGCAACCCTACTTAACTTGTCACTGCCGTTATTGCATCACGGGATGATGTTAATGGGGGTACCTTACGATGTACCAGAACTTCTTGGCACTGAAACTGGAGGCACACCTTACGGCGCTTCCCACGTTGCTGGCAGCAGCAACAGCTCTACCCTAAGTAAAGATGAAATTAAAATATGTCAAAGCGTAGGCAAACGCTTGACGCAAGTAGCGAGTAAACTTAAATGA
- a CDS encoding aminotransferase class V-fold PLP-dependent enzyme, whose product MSEFLLPDEPNSQVYLDANATTPVLPCIAEVVCHAMQICFGNPSSPHITGIQAKHLLEQTRQKARSVIGAQQGDILFTSGATEGIQTAIVSTLINAKQHTKSKPVLLYGATEHKAVPNTLKHWNAVLEINAEIIAIPVNRDGILDLDFIAQHIDNALMICTMAVNNETGVYQDLSAIEKVIRSRNNDVTWMVDCVQALGKQQLNLSKTTIDYAPFSGHKLYAPKGIGLLYIRKGSPYTPFIAGGGQESGMRSGTENLPGIAGLNKLFSLLLDKQDDTFKSADVLNLYRDKLHSALVDTFGSITFNHDFACSVPTTLNFAVNDLTSKEVIDLFDAAGIRVSGGSACSTGATQSFVLDAMGVSQWQSENAIRLSFGPAATMAQIDYACEQIRALKTVLQANCLVISDSSLVAQEVCALGLTQFRHQGACSWLYVADDQQAIIIDPIIELIPRFEKIVNTQNLTITAILNTHEHQDRHCALDLMRSALKTNLVAGEVDQLGWPVNCEQLQLTEQVLEKLATPGHSQDSVSYLLKANNGDVQYCFCGDLILPAGLGNTVLDGGDAMQMADSLTKLTAELNPQSVVCSGHDYQQCFAMNWAVQKQQTPLLKALIEGDISHTEFAMQKQQADSQQHTLANSLCGYVNAKPKVETSQLSFNQAKEMLSHNSVYLIDTREPYEHGANNISGLLNVPEAKTLNIPLSRMAYALTQGQLDKNNQYILVCRSGNRSKIAAANLIELGYNRVFNLSGGLALTS is encoded by the coding sequence ATGTCAGAGTTTTTATTGCCAGATGAACCTAACAGCCAAGTTTATCTTGATGCAAATGCGACCACACCTGTATTGCCTTGTATTGCAGAGGTGGTGTGCCATGCGATGCAAATTTGTTTTGGTAATCCCTCAAGTCCCCATATAACCGGTATTCAAGCCAAACACTTATTAGAACAAACGAGGCAAAAAGCGCGCAGCGTGATTGGTGCGCAACAGGGCGATATATTATTTACCTCAGGTGCGACCGAAGGTATTCAAACTGCTATCGTATCAACCTTAATTAATGCCAAACAGCACACAAAATCTAAACCGGTTTTATTGTATGGAGCAACTGAGCATAAAGCGGTGCCTAATACATTAAAACATTGGAATGCCGTGCTTGAAATTAATGCTGAAATTATTGCTATTCCGGTTAACCGAGACGGTATTTTAGACTTAGACTTTATTGCTCAGCATATTGATAATGCCCTGATGATTTGTACTATGGCTGTTAATAATGAAACCGGTGTATACCAAGATTTAAGTGCTATAGAAAAGGTGATCCGCAGTCGTAATAACGATGTGACTTGGATGGTTGACTGTGTGCAGGCACTGGGTAAACAACAACTCAACCTAAGCAAAACCACGATTGATTATGCGCCATTTTCAGGACATAAGCTCTATGCACCTAAAGGCATCGGATTATTGTATATTCGTAAAGGAAGCCCATACACGCCGTTTATAGCTGGTGGAGGCCAAGAAAGTGGCATGCGTTCAGGTACAGAAAACCTGCCCGGTATTGCTGGGCTTAATAAGCTGTTTAGTTTGCTGCTTGATAAGCAAGACGATACTTTTAAATCAGCTGATGTACTTAATTTGTATCGCGATAAACTGCATAGCGCTTTAGTTGACACCTTTGGAAGTATTACCTTTAATCATGATTTTGCCTGCTCAGTGCCCACAACACTAAACTTTGCAGTTAATGATTTAACCAGTAAAGAAGTTATTGATTTATTTGACGCTGCAGGTATTAGAGTCAGCGGTGGCTCAGCCTGTAGTACGGGCGCAACTCAAAGCTTTGTACTTGATGCGATGGGAGTGTCACAGTGGCAAAGTGAAAATGCGATTCGTTTATCGTTTGGGCCTGCTGCCACTATGGCGCAAATAGACTATGCATGTGAACAAATTCGCGCACTTAAAACAGTGTTACAAGCAAATTGTTTGGTTATTTCTGATAGTAGCTTAGTAGCACAAGAAGTATGTGCCTTGGGGCTTACCCAATTTAGACACCAAGGTGCTTGCAGTTGGTTGTATGTAGCTGATGATCAACAGGCAATTATTATTGACCCAATTATTGAACTGATCCCTCGATTTGAAAAAATAGTGAATACACAAAATTTAACTATTACTGCTATTTTAAACACGCATGAGCACCAAGATCGTCACTGTGCTCTTGATTTAATGCGCAGCGCACTCAAAACAAATTTAGTTGCTGGTGAAGTTGATCAATTAGGCTGGCCTGTTAATTGTGAACAATTGCAACTAACCGAACAAGTACTTGAAAAGCTAGCGACGCCTGGACACAGCCAAGATAGCGTGAGTTATTTATTAAAGGCTAATAACGGCGATGTACAGTACTGTTTTTGTGGTGATTTAATTTTACCTGCGGGGCTTGGTAATACAGTACTTGATGGGGGAGATGCGATGCAGATGGCAGACTCTTTGACTAAGTTAACTGCAGAGCTTAATCCGCAAAGTGTGGTGTGCTCTGGGCATGATTATCAACAGTGTTTTGCCATGAATTGGGCTGTGCAAAAGCAGCAAACACCTTTATTAAAAGCGCTTATTGAAGGTGATATCAGCCATACTGAATTTGCCATGCAAAAACAACAAGCAGACTCACAACAACACACATTAGCAAATTCGCTTTGTGGTTATGTTAATGCAAAGCCTAAAGTCGAAACTTCGCAGCTTAGTTTTAATCAAGCGAAGGAAATGCTTTCACATAACAGTGTATATTTAATTGATACCCGAGAGCCTTATGAGCATGGCGCTAACAATATCAGTGGATTGCTTAATGTGCCTGAGGCTAAAACTTTAAATATTCCTTTAAGCCGAATGGCCTATGCACTCACCCAAGGGCAACTAGATAAAAACAATCAATACATATTGGTGTGTCGCAGTGGAAATCGTTCAAAAATTGCGGCGGCAAACTTAATTGAACTTGGTTATAACCGCGTTTTTAACTTATCGGGTGGTTTAGCATTGACCAGCTAA
- a CDS encoding YjiH family protein, whose translation MSQLDSSRPASVQKSYDLKVWLVFLIPSLIGVFLFMTPVPSGEIMTIPIAVMAKAIQASFSEIALGLIATIICITGVMSLVLSVFKPKSLTKFRLLNHLFNVSWIWLVTRLFGMAFVLLTYFQVGPHAITSENTGLLVLKDLLPVLFSVFILAGLLLPLLLNFGLLELVGTLLTKVMRPLFGVPGRSAVNCVASWLGDGSVGILMTARQYEDKYYTQREAAIIGTTFSAVSITFCLVVIGQVKLEYLFAPFYLTVCLAGVVAAIIVPRLPPLRFKKDVLIDGEEPDGNAELVPEGKTLFKHSLDVALTKAEKAPGLKGTLEEGIHNAFDMVFAVLPVVMAVGTFALIIAEYTPIFQYLGMPFIPFLELLQVPEAEMAAQTIMVGFADMFIPSILAAGSIESDVTRFIIAAMSVTQLIYMSEVGALLLGSKIPVNIFELFVIFILRTLVTLPVIALMAHWLVG comes from the coding sequence ATGTCTCAGTTAGATTCATCACGCCCAGCATCCGTTCAAAAAAGTTATGATTTGAAAGTATGGTTGGTTTTTTTAATTCCTTCTTTAATCGGCGTTTTTTTGTTCATGACGCCAGTACCGTCTGGCGAAATAATGACGATACCTATCGCGGTAATGGCCAAGGCAATTCAAGCCTCATTCAGTGAGATAGCACTAGGGCTAATAGCTACCATTATTTGTATTACTGGTGTAATGTCGCTGGTGCTTAGTGTCTTTAAACCGAAAAGCTTAACCAAATTTCGCTTATTAAATCATTTGTTTAATGTGAGTTGGATTTGGTTAGTAACACGGTTGTTTGGTATGGCGTTTGTGCTTTTAACTTATTTTCAAGTTGGACCGCATGCTATTACCTCAGAAAATACTGGCTTGCTAGTATTAAAAGATTTATTACCGGTGCTGTTTTCGGTGTTTATTTTAGCGGGCTTATTACTGCCGTTATTACTTAATTTTGGTTTACTTGAGCTGGTGGGTACCTTACTTACTAAAGTAATGCGTCCATTGTTTGGGGTGCCAGGGCGCAGTGCAGTTAATTGTGTTGCTTCATGGTTAGGTGATGGTAGCGTAGGTATTTTAATGACTGCGCGTCAGTATGAAGATAAATATTATACTCAACGTGAAGCTGCGATTATTGGTACCACTTTCTCTGCTGTATCAATTACCTTTTGTTTAGTTGTTATTGGCCAAGTAAAGCTTGAATACTTATTTGCACCTTTCTACCTAACCGTGTGTTTAGCCGGTGTAGTGGCTGCGATAATTGTTCCGCGTTTACCACCACTGCGTTTTAAAAAGGACGTGCTTATTGATGGTGAAGAGCCCGATGGAAACGCTGAATTGGTTCCTGAAGGCAAAACATTATTTAAGCATTCACTTGATGTTGCATTAACTAAAGCAGAAAAAGCGCCAGGCTTGAAGGGCACCTTAGAAGAAGGTATACACAATGCATTTGATATGGTGTTTGCAGTATTACCAGTAGTCATGGCTGTGGGTACATTTGCACTTATTATTGCTGAATATACCCCGATATTTCAGTATTTAGGTATGCCGTTTATTCCGTTCTTGGAGCTTTTACAAGTACCAGAAGCTGAAATGGCTGCACAAACTATTATGGTCGGTTTTGCAGATATGTTTATTCCTTCTATTTTAGCTGCAGGTTCAATTGAAAGTGATGTAACACGTTTTATTATTGCAGCCATGAGTGTGACGCAACTTATTTATATGTCTGAAGTGGGCGCACTTTTATTAGGAAGTAAAATACCAGTTAATATTTTTGAGTTGTTTGTTATTTTCATTCTCAGAACATTAGTTACATTGCCTGTTATTGCCTTAATGGCACACTGGTTAGTTGGTTAA
- a CDS encoding DUF2069 domain-containing protein, whose amino-acid sequence MTQKSESAKKPVTVKFQRLALFGYFGLLILMPLWMFVLAPREGHSNAFLFLVYVLPLLLPLKGILQDKTYTYAWANFIVMFYFIHGFTLLWVAQDELVWVLLELLFASSMFIGCTYYARHRGQELGLKIRKLKDELAEEKAAHEHNKNNS is encoded by the coding sequence ATGACCCAAAAGAGCGAGTCTGCTAAAAAGCCAGTGACCGTAAAATTTCAGCGCCTAGCCTTATTTGGTTATTTTGGCCTGCTGATTTTAATGCCACTATGGATGTTTGTATTAGCCCCCAGAGAAGGCCACAGTAACGCATTTCTTTTTTTAGTCTATGTACTACCACTGTTATTACCTTTAAAAGGCATACTGCAAGATAAAACCTACACTTATGCGTGGGCTAATTTTATCGTTATGTTTTATTTTATCCATGGCTTTACATTGCTATGGGTTGCTCAAGATGAACTCGTATGGGTATTACTAGAGTTACTTTTCGCCTCGTCTATGTTTATTGGCTGCACTTACTATGCACGCCATAGAGGACAAGAGCTTGGACTTAAGATTCGCAAGCTTAAAGATGAACTTGCTGAAGAAAAAGCAGCGCATGAACACAATAAAAACAACTCATAG